The DNA region ACTTTTGCCCATTCTGCCCACATCGGCAAGCCGGAGCTTGTCGCCGCAACCTTTTGTTGGCATTGACAAGCACATGCGGCCACCTTGGCATCCACCATTTTTGCATAGGCAATACAGATGAAAATCATCGCCACGAGTGCGATACTCAAACAAACGCAGCACGATTTAATGTGTCCGATAAGTGGCTTCATCTGTTTCAAATCTCAATCTCCGGATCGTGCCATATTCCCTTCCATTCAGTATCATGCAAGAGACCTTGAGCTATGTTCGATTCAAAGCGACCTAGGTCCTCCGTTGAATTTGGAAACATTGTCTCGACGGAAATGGCATCATACGCGCTCCACGCTTTCAGTAATGGACGCGGCACAATGTAGGTCATGAGATGGACATGGTCAAAAGAGCCAATTGAGCCGTCATCCGGAAATACACGCATTGAGAAAGCCTGTTGTACATGGGGGCGCAACCATTTGGGTTCACTATCCCGAAGGTCTATGACCTGCACATGCGAGTTCCCAGAGGTCTTCGGTGCGGCGAGTAAGAGAATATATGCGACGCCATTGTCCGGAGCGATGTAAGAAACCCTCTGATGATAGGCAAACCAGGCCGCCATTTGCGGTGTGTCAACGATATCCAGCCAATTTGTCGGGCACTTATAGTGTTGTGCAAGAGCAGCCCGCACATGGTCCTCAACGAGAATGGAAAAGTGCTTCTTCACATGGTAAAGTAAGCTGTTCATTGTATGAAGAGCAGCAAGACGCTCCTCAGTCGTTTCCTTCTTCCGAAACAGTGACGGTACAAGGCTCCATGCTTTATTCTGCCCCCTGTAGTACACAGCGGTGTCGAGCTTTTTCAAAATATATCGTAGACTTGCGGTCATCATCGTGATTCCGCGCAAATCGAGGACATGCATTTTCGACGGGCCGTTTTCAGTGACATTAGATACAACACCCCAGTTATTTTGCTCGATTTTACTCTTAGTCAATTCAACATACTGTAGAATTTCAAATTTGCCATTATCATCGATCCACGGCAACCATGGAATAGTGACGTTCCCTTGCTCGCTCATACCAACTCCCCTTGCCCGGCATCGCCCTTCTTCCGCTTCTTGGTTTTGGCGGAAGGGGTGGATGTTGTCGGTTCGTCCTTCAGGTACTTCTCCAATTCCTTCTGGCTGCCGAGGAGGGCGATAGCGTCTGCGCGGCAGTGTTCCCAGGTCCAGCCGTGGCGGGGGTCGGATTCGGAGAAGAGTTCGGGGCGCCAGAGATGGCAGCCGGTGCGCTTCATGATCAACGGGCGGTCTAATCCTTTGGCTTTGGCAGCTTGCTCATTCGTCATCTCCGGAATCCCCAACCATTCAAAGAATTCGTCATTCGAAAGGTTTTCCTTCATCCTTCCGCCTTCATCCTTCATCCTTCTGAAGGCGTTGGCCGCAAGTCCGGTGAGGCGTTCTTCGTAGGGCAGTTGCTTGTCCACACGCCAGAAGCCTTTGGGGTCGGAGGGATCATTGCGGACGATCCAATCGAAGTCATCGGGGTCGAGCCCGTAGAGATCGGCGCACAGCGCATCAATCTCCACTCGCAGCCGCAGCCGATCCGCCTCCGTCACCGCCCACCAGTGCTTCCACTCCTTCTTTTCAAGCTCGGGATACTCCTGCTTCAGCTTCAACCACTCAGGGGCAAAGCGGCGATGGATGAAGGTGAGGTGAGCGGCGGACAAGACCATTTGTAATGAGTCAGACACAACGACCTCGTTTGCAATCCCTTGTGACGAAATTGGCATCTCAAAAAGCAAGAATCCATCTAAGTGGACGCTGCCAACACGACTGCGCGCTACGGTGTCACATGTGAAGCTGCTTGCACATGTAGCAAGATACAAGTACTGCTTGATTGATCCGTCTTTTATCGTTAACGTTGCAGCCGTATCGCCACATCCAAAGCCGGAAATGGCACAACCCACCAATGTGCGCTGATTTGTCGCATTGGTTATCCGTCGTTGCGTGTATTTGACGCCGTTGTTTCTTTTTTCCCAATTCCTCCAAGTGCTTTCAAACATGAGGTACTTAGGCTCGAACTGCGCCATAGCAGGATCAATACGACGCCAATCATTGCTGCGACCGCTTCCACCAACAAAACCCTGAAAGCATGGATTGAAGAGATCGTAAATTGTGCCCTGCACCAGCGGCAGCGCCACCTCCCCCTTGGGCCCGATCCACCTTCCAAATACATCCGGTTTGTAGCCTTGCGCTTCCCACTTTTCGCGCGGCGGAAAGAGCTTGGAGTCATTGGTCATGTCAAATTCGCGGGCATAGCTGATTTCCCAGCCCGGCTTGTTATCGCCGATGCGGAAGGAGTGGTCATAAATCTTACGTGAGATTTCCAGATCGCGCTTGGTGCGCACTTCCGGTAGAGACTTCGAGCGCGGCGAGAACAGCGGAATAAGTGTGCGGTCAAACTCGAACACCGGCGGATCGCTCTTCTCCCACTCCGTCACGTCATGCACCATGAACGCGGCTTTCAGCGGCTTCGCCCCTCCATCCACGGGCGGCGTCTTCTCCACAATGATCGGCGCGAACTTGAAGCGCGAGTCAATATCAAAAATCTTTCTGCGGTTTTCAAAGCTGAACAGCCAATCCCACGTGCACTTTTCCAGAAACAGCTCGCGCAGCTCCTGCGTGCCGGAATCCGTGTAGAGTCCCGACGGCACAATCAGTCCTAACCGCCCATGTTCACGCATCAGCGTGTGCGCAATTTCTAAAAACATCTTGTACGAATTCAAATCCGCACTGCCCTGATAGAAGAAGGGATGCGGCTCTCCGGCATATCCCTTGCGCGCCGTAATCGTGGCCAGCCAGGTGTCCTTGTAGGCCTTCGAGTAGATTCCCTTGGCCACGCTGACGTCCCA from bacterium includes:
- a CDS encoding FRG domain-containing protein gives rise to the protein MSEQGNVTIPWLPWIDDNGKFEILQYVELTKSKIEQNNWGVVSNVTENGPSKMHVLDLRGITMMTASLRYILKKLDTAVYYRGQNKAWSLVPSLFRKKETTEERLAALHTMNSLLYHVKKHFSILVEDHVRAALAQHYKCPTNWLDIVDTPQMAAWFAYHQRVSYIAPDNGVAYILLLAAPKTSGNSHVQVIDLRDSEPKWLRPHVQQAFSMRVFPDDGSIGSFDHVHLMTYIVPRPLLKAWSAYDAISVETMFPNSTEDLGRFESNIAQGLLHDTEWKGIWHDPEIEI